A region from the Muribaculum gordoncarteri genome encodes:
- the porL gene encoding type IX secretion system motor protein PorL/GldL, translating to MGKIKRYRNRVERFLSSDRGQSFFNFAYSIGAAIVIWGALFKILDLPGGDLLLTVGMGTEVIMFILTAFDRPPREYRWEDVFPVLDSHRDADRPVMTGASGLAVAPAAPRQASGDVNDHVARIAEAADALAGVSATLMEQYKAAGSDSEEISRVSADYLEQMRSLTRNIAGLNAIYELQLKNAGSQLETIDRVNRGMNDVRDMYEHSSEMTRRYREEAEKMTEHMQQLNAIYEKMLTAMTANPLSAVSSNR from the coding sequence ATGGGAAAAATCAAGAGATACCGTAACCGCGTAGAGCGTTTCCTGTCAAGCGACCGCGGACAGAGCTTTTTCAATTTCGCCTATTCGATAGGCGCCGCCATCGTGATATGGGGTGCGCTTTTCAAGATTCTCGACCTGCCCGGCGGCGACCTTCTTCTCACCGTGGGCATGGGCACCGAGGTGATAATGTTCATCCTGACGGCTTTCGACCGTCCGCCGCGTGAATACCGGTGGGAGGATGTGTTTCCCGTTCTCGACTCGCACCGTGACGCCGACCGCCCGGTCATGACCGGTGCATCGGGTCTTGCAGTGGCTCCGGCGGCACCCCGCCAGGCATCGGGCGATGTGAATGACCATGTGGCACGCATAGCCGAGGCCGCCGACGCACTCGCCGGGGTGTCGGCCACGCTTATGGAGCAGTACAAGGCGGCGGGAAGCGACAGCGAGGAGATAAGCCGCGTGTCGGCCGACTACCTTGAGCAGATGCGCAGCCTCACCCGCAATATCGCCGGACTCAACGCCATCTACGAGCTGCAACTGAAGAATGCCGGGTCGCAGCTTGAAACGATCGACCGCGTCAACCGGGGCATGAACGATGTGCGTGACATGTATGAACATTCATCGGAGATGACGCGCCGCTACCGCGAGGAGGCCGAGAAGATGACCGAGCACATGCAGCAGCTCAACGCAATATACGAAAAGATGCTAACGGCCATGACCGCCAATCCGTTGTCGGCCGTGTCGTCCAACCGATAA
- a CDS encoding PorP/SprF family type IX secretion system membrane protein produces the protein MTRINRILSLIAVTVASLAVTVDAQVDMMMTNYVEALNYYNAAAIGTSDYLRVRVGGRWDRIGTDPAPKSFMLTGDMPLPLLGNKLAAGVVAQRESMGLYRNITAGLQCGYKITTGRSSSVTLAVQAGIIDNEFRWSERELPEGDAASDEAGDMPVEDERHSAVDLSLGAFYNSRHFWAGVSVTHLTRSQVTLDVDGDGDNAVTFNAGRKFYLMAGGNIPIKNTLFEIQPSMLLRVDRDRVTGQLTARVRYNRFLWAGVAWRHDDAVALLLGAEFSNIFIGYSYDRAVADVSRRGRGSHEVWGGYKVKLDFGPRNRYGHKSIRIM, from the coding sequence ATGACACGGATTAACCGCATATTGTCGCTGATTGCCGTTACGGTCGCATCGCTTGCCGTCACCGTCGACGCGCAGGTCGACATGATGATGACCAACTATGTCGAAGCACTCAACTACTACAATGCCGCCGCCATAGGCACGAGCGACTACCTGCGCGTGAGGGTAGGCGGCCGTTGGGACCGTATAGGTACCGACCCGGCTCCCAAGTCGTTCATGCTCACAGGCGACATGCCGCTTCCCCTCCTCGGCAACAAGCTCGCGGCAGGAGTGGTGGCGCAGCGTGAAAGCATGGGGCTTTACCGCAACATCACCGCAGGATTACAGTGCGGCTACAAGATAACGACCGGACGAAGCTCGAGCGTCACGCTCGCGGTTCAGGCCGGCATCATCGACAATGAGTTCCGGTGGTCGGAGAGGGAGCTTCCCGAAGGTGACGCCGCAAGTGACGAAGCCGGTGACATGCCGGTAGAAGACGAACGACATTCGGCTGTGGACCTGTCGCTTGGGGCGTTCTATAACTCGCGTCACTTCTGGGCGGGAGTGTCGGTGACGCATCTCACCCGGTCGCAGGTCACGCTCGATGTCGACGGCGACGGTGACAACGCCGTCACGTTTAATGCCGGGCGCAAGTTTTATTTGATGGCCGGCGGCAATATTCCTATAAAAAACACGTTATTTGAGATACAGCCGTCAATGCTTCTGAGAGTCGACCGCGACCGCGTGACGGGCCAGCTGACGGCCCGTGTGCGTTACAACCGCTTCCTGTGGGCCGGCGTGGCATGGCGTCACGACGATGCCGTGGCACTGCTGCTCGGAGCTGAGTTCAGCAACATCTTCATCGGCTACAGTTACGACCGTGCCGTGGCCGATGTGTCACGCCGGGGACGGGGCAGTCACGAGGTGTGGGGCGGCTACAAGGTAAAGCTTGACTTCGGGCCGCGCAACCGATACGGGCATAAAAGCATACGCATAATGTAA
- the porN gene encoding type IX secretion system ring subunit PorN/GldN has product MNVMTSIYRYALALCMVAAAGALSAQNASTSSGVRRVGGDDKRPASQAQVSDRMQMRQAADSRVPDDDAQWMKVVYRSLDLAKVPNASLYYPQEVVDGQENLFRIIMNRFASGELTAYEYLDGREMFTEQYRVNPVDVLERFHVPYTEAGSGARRRYVVEESDVPCNEVLSYYIIERWELDRSTTRMTTTVQALCPVLHRAGDFGGEDVRYPMFWIKMDDLRPYLLSTTTFVDDDNNASRYTYDDFFALSLYDGEIYKTRNLRNLSMMQMYPDPDDRRRAQDSIQHRLETFDDMMWVPTREEVQARGGAESADSVAVGEYRKEAKPASHSRKPAKVKAPKKPKSSADSGAKRSVRRRR; this is encoded by the coding sequence ATGAATGTCATGACTTCGATATATCGCTACGCGCTGGCGCTGTGCATGGTCGCTGCCGCCGGTGCTCTGTCGGCTCAGAATGCATCGACCTCCTCGGGCGTGAGGCGCGTAGGGGGCGACGACAAGCGCCCAGCCTCGCAGGCTCAGGTGAGCGACCGCATGCAGATGCGACAGGCCGCCGACTCGCGCGTTCCCGACGATGACGCGCAGTGGATGAAGGTGGTGTATCGTTCGCTCGACCTCGCCAAGGTGCCCAATGCGTCGCTCTACTATCCGCAGGAGGTGGTTGACGGACAGGAGAATCTGTTCCGCATCATCATGAACCGCTTTGCGTCGGGCGAGCTTACGGCCTACGAGTATCTCGACGGGCGGGAGATGTTTACCGAGCAGTATCGGGTCAACCCTGTCGATGTGCTTGAGCGTTTCCACGTGCCTTACACCGAGGCTGGAAGCGGAGCGCGTCGCCGTTATGTGGTCGAAGAGAGCGATGTGCCCTGCAACGAGGTGCTGAGCTACTACATAATAGAGCGATGGGAGCTCGACCGCTCCACGACGCGCATGACAACGACGGTGCAGGCGCTGTGTCCGGTGCTTCACCGTGCCGGCGACTTCGGCGGCGAGGATGTGCGCTATCCCATGTTCTGGATAAAGATGGATGACCTGCGCCCCTATCTGCTGTCGACAACGACATTTGTCGACGACGACAACAACGCATCGCGCTACACCTACGACGACTTCTTCGCCCTGTCGCTCTATGACGGCGAAATCTACAAGACGCGCAACCTGCGCAACCTGTCGATGATGCAGATGTATCCCGACCCCGACGACCGCCGTCGCGCCCAGGACAGCATCCAGCACAGGCTTGAAACGTTTGACGACATGATGTGGGTGCCTACTCGCGAGGAGGTGCAGGCACGTGGCGGCGCAGAGTCGGCCGACTCGGTTGCCGTGGGCGAGTACCGCAAGGAGGCCAAGCCGGCGTCACATTCGCGCAAACCGGCCAAGGTGAAGGCTCCAAAGAAGCCCAAGTCGTCGGCCGACAGCGGAGCGAAGCGCTCGGTGCGTCGCCGCCGTTGA
- a CDS encoding transposase produces the protein MTTQHPKDNVTAIGVIKNLPYDKISEIAAKTKVDYKAKKLRGVDMMDDCIFAMLSSSQVSQRIISIKNGIPLMTDTNGTSDSKRTVVVHSSFSERLTRINIDFFKEAYALICSKYLKYVPDAVLDDMQIIRVDSTMVAETSNKLVEGFSTGMTKNTSSDRRQLKYTMAYNGLNVVAANAFTERTYSADNAPISKTVAQCLRKRAGMSNGYVFDRGLKDVDDFKCIAKLTKQNLAFFVGRLNLNRCTQPVETMLPEDSVLADNEVVVTADDKGYLRAKQSDKWDTSCLYRIIRVRFKTPRPESPRNTRRHARHYDDEMVLITNNFEKDAIEIVQYYRRRWDIEVFFKFLKQDLSFSHFISTNVHGIQVMLYMTLIVALLVKIYSIAHNMGPRIAKQAIMTELIRYQTETIKRLEAQVKSMKSEVNNLKIKILSLQTSSDH, from the coding sequence ATGACTACACAGCACCCAAAAGATAATGTAACAGCCATCGGGGTGATAAAAAACCTCCCATACGATAAAATCTCAGAGATAGCGGCCAAAACAAAGGTCGATTACAAAGCAAAAAAATTACGTGGAGTAGACATGATGGACGACTGCATATTTGCAATGCTGTCTTCATCTCAGGTCAGTCAAAGGATTATATCGATAAAAAATGGCATCCCGCTGATGACGGACACAAATGGCACCTCTGACAGCAAGCGCACAGTGGTGGTTCATTCATCTTTCAGCGAGCGGCTGACCAGGATAAATATAGATTTTTTCAAAGAGGCATATGCACTGATATGCTCCAAATATCTTAAGTATGTACCCGATGCTGTACTGGATGACATGCAAATAATACGCGTTGACAGCACCATGGTCGCCGAGACCTCAAACAAACTTGTGGAGGGTTTCTCTACCGGCATGACAAAAAATACATCTTCAGACCGGAGACAACTCAAGTACACCATGGCTTATAACGGACTCAACGTTGTGGCGGCCAATGCCTTTACAGAAAGGACATATTCTGCCGACAATGCCCCGATAAGCAAGACTGTGGCACAATGTCTGCGTAAAAGGGCGGGGATGTCGAATGGATATGTCTTTGACAGAGGCTTGAAGGATGTGGATGATTTCAAATGTATCGCGAAACTGACAAAACAGAACCTGGCCTTCTTCGTAGGGAGGCTCAACCTAAACCGCTGCACACAACCCGTAGAAACGATGTTGCCCGAAGACTCTGTGCTGGCAGACAATGAAGTGGTAGTGACCGCGGATGACAAGGGTTATCTCAGAGCCAAACAATCCGACAAATGGGATACCTCATGCCTTTACAGGATTATACGGGTTAGATTCAAGACACCGCGTCCGGAATCTCCACGAAACACCAGACGCCACGCCCGACACTATGATGACGAGATGGTCTTGATTACCAATAACTTTGAGAAAGATGCCATCGAAATTGTCCAATATTACCGAAGGCGCTGGGATATTGAGGTATTCTTTAAATTTCTCAAACAGGATCTGAGCTTTTCACATTTTATATCAACAAATGTACACGGAATACAGGTAATGCTGTATATGACCCTGATTGTCGCCCTGCTGGTTAAAATATATTCCATTGCCCATAATATGGGGCCACGCATAGCCAAACAGGCCATCATGACAGAATTGATTAGATATCAGACAGAAACGATAAAAAGACTTGAGGCTCAAGTAAAATCAATGAAATCAGAGGTCAATAATCTAAAAATCAAAATACTATCGTTACAAACCTCTTCCGACCACTAG
- the pckA gene encoding phosphoenolpyruvate carboxykinase (ATP) yields MSKIDLTQYGITGTTEIVHNPTYEQLFKEETCPTLEGFEKGVVTELGAVNVMTGVYTGRSPKDKFIVLDDNSKDNVWWTTEEYPNDNKPVTEKTWDAVKEIAIKELSNKKLYVVDRFCGANKDTRMAVRFIMEVAWQAHFVTNMFIAPSEEELANFKPDFVVYNASKAKVENYKELGLNSETAVVFNITSREQVIINTWYGGEMKKGMFSMMNYFLPLEGIASMHCSANTDKNGQNTAIFFGLSGTGKTTLSTDPKRLLIGDDEHGWDDNGVFNFEGGCYAKVINLDKESEPDIYNAITRDALLENVTVDAEGKIDFKDKSVTENTRVSYPINHIKSIVEPVSAGPAAKNVIFLSADAFGVLPPVSILTPEQTKYYFLSGFTAKLAGTERGITEPTPTFSACFGQAFLELHPTKYAEELVKRMQKSGAKAYLVNTGWNGSGKRISIRDTRGIIDAILDGAILKAPTKQLPIFDFEIPTELPGVDPKILDPRDTYANPEEWNVKAKDLAERFIKNFKKYTNNPAGKELVAAGPHVG; encoded by the coding sequence ATGAGCAAAATTGATTTAACTCAGTACGGTATCACCGGTACCACAGAGATTGTACACAATCCCACCTATGAGCAGCTCTTTAAGGAAGAAACCTGCCCTACGCTTGAGGGCTTTGAAAAGGGCGTAGTTACTGAACTCGGCGCCGTTAACGTAATGACAGGCGTCTATACCGGACGTTCACCCAAGGATAAGTTCATCGTTCTTGATGACAATTCAAAGGACAATGTATGGTGGACAACCGAGGAGTATCCCAACGACAACAAGCCTGTTACCGAAAAGACTTGGGATGCCGTTAAGGAAATCGCTATCAAGGAACTTTCAAATAAGAAACTTTACGTAGTTGACCGCTTCTGCGGTGCCAACAAGGACACCCGCATGGCAGTGCGCTTCATCATGGAAGTTGCATGGCAGGCTCACTTCGTAACCAACATGTTTATCGCTCCTTCAGAAGAGGAACTCGCTAACTTCAAGCCCGACTTCGTTGTTTACAACGCTTCAAAGGCTAAGGTTGAAAACTACAAGGAACTCGGCCTCAACTCCGAAACCGCAGTTGTGTTCAACATCACTTCTCGCGAGCAGGTTATCATCAACACCTGGTACGGCGGTGAAATGAAGAAGGGTATGTTCTCGATGATGAACTACTTCCTTCCTCTCGAAGGCATCGCTTCAATGCACTGCTCGGCCAACACCGACAAGAACGGCCAGAACACTGCTATCTTCTTCGGCCTCTCGGGAACAGGTAAGACCACCCTTTCAACCGACCCCAAGCGTCTGCTTATCGGTGACGACGAGCACGGATGGGACGACAACGGTGTCTTCAACTTCGAGGGCGGCTGCTACGCCAAGGTTATCAACCTCGACAAGGAGAGCGAGCCCGACATCTACAACGCCATCACTCGTGACGCTCTTCTTGAGAACGTTACCGTTGACGCTGAAGGCAAGATCGACTTCAAGGACAAGAGCGTAACCGAGAACACTCGTGTATCTTATCCTATCAACCACATCAAGAGCATCGTTGAGCCCGTTTCGGCCGGCCCCGCTGCCAAGAATGTAATCTTCCTCTCGGCTGATGCATTCGGTGTGCTTCCTCCCGTTTCAATCCTTACTCCCGAGCAGACTAAGTACTACTTCCTCTCAGGCTTCACTGCTAAGCTTGCAGGTACTGAGCGTGGTATCACCGAGCCTACTCCTACTTTCTCGGCTTGCTTCGGCCAGGCATTCCTTGAATTGCACCCCACCAAGTATGCTGAAGAACTCGTTAAGCGCATGCAGAAGAGCGGCGCCAAGGCTTACCTCGTAAACACAGGCTGGAACGGTTCAGGCAAGCGTATCTCTATCCGTGACACCCGCGGTATTATCGACGCTATCCTTGACGGTGCTATCCTCAAGGCTCCCACCAAGCAGCTCCCCATCTTCGACTTCGAGATTCCTACCGAACTTCCCGGTGTAGATCCCAAGATCCTCGATCCTCGCGACACCTACGCCAACCCTGAAGAGTGGAACGTTAAGGCTAAGGACCTTGCCGAGCGCTTCATCAAGAACTTCAAGAAGTACACCAACAATCCTGCCGGTAAGGAACTTGTTGCCGCAGGTCCTCACGTTGGCTAA
- the porM gene encoding type IX secretion system motor protein PorM/GldM, translating to MGSNNTRNLSPRQKMINLMYIVLTAMLALSVSSDVLDGFGQVDEGLSRSNANVESRNTALLDRLEAVASQNPEKGGAWRDKAVEIHSMTGSLYALIDTLKLAIAVEADGEDADPGNLRHPENREASSVVMVTAPDARGEELRKAIERYREQVTALVPDPVKRDNLQRALSTDPMLRDGALAKRPWEEALFLSKPAVASVTMLTKLQNDLLYAEGEVLGALLANVDAGDVRVNELRAFVIPSSRNVMRGASYRADIVLAAVDTTQRPRVYIDGRRLDNDRGVLEIDASATGAFSYSGYIELPHHDGTVTRHDFESTYNVIEPGATVSAKMMNVLYAGIDNPLGISVLGVPQSSVSATMTNGSLVRRGDEWIARPDRIGEQAVVTVAADIDGSRRQVASTGFMVRRLPDPAPYMTITDQAGNKVRYRGSKPIAKSQLMQAQGVEAAIDDNLLDVNYRVLGFETLFFDSMGNAMPELSDGPRFSSRQREAFRRLSRGKRFFISRVRAVGPDGVERDISPMEVIVN from the coding sequence ATGGGAAGTAACAATACACGCAATCTGTCGCCGCGTCAGAAGATGATAAACCTGATGTATATCGTCCTGACGGCCATGCTTGCCCTGAGCGTGTCGAGCGATGTGCTCGACGGTTTCGGTCAGGTCGATGAGGGGTTGTCGCGCTCCAACGCGAATGTGGAGTCGCGCAACACCGCGCTTCTCGACCGGCTTGAGGCTGTAGCGTCGCAGAATCCCGAGAAGGGGGGAGCATGGCGCGACAAGGCGGTGGAGATACACTCGATGACCGGCAGCCTATATGCGCTCATCGACACGCTGAAACTCGCCATTGCGGTGGAGGCCGACGGAGAGGATGCCGACCCGGGCAATCTGCGTCACCCCGAAAACCGCGAAGCCTCGTCGGTGGTGATGGTGACTGCGCCTGATGCCCGCGGCGAAGAGCTACGCAAGGCCATCGAGCGTTATCGCGAGCAGGTGACGGCGCTTGTGCCCGACCCGGTGAAGCGTGACAACCTGCAACGCGCACTGTCGACCGACCCCATGCTGCGTGACGGCGCACTCGCCAAGCGGCCGTGGGAGGAGGCACTGTTCCTGTCAAAACCGGCCGTGGCTTCGGTGACCATGCTCACCAAGTTGCAGAACGACCTGCTCTATGCCGAGGGCGAGGTGCTGGGCGCACTTCTTGCCAATGTCGATGCCGGCGATGTGAGAGTCAACGAGCTGAGAGCCTTTGTGATACCGTCGTCGCGCAACGTGATGCGCGGAGCGAGCTACCGGGCCGACATTGTGCTTGCCGCAGTCGACACGACACAGCGCCCGAGGGTCTATATCGACGGCCGCCGCCTCGACAACGACCGCGGAGTGCTCGAAATCGACGCTTCGGCTACGGGAGCGTTCAGCTACTCGGGCTACATCGAGCTGCCACACCACGACGGCACTGTTACGCGTCACGACTTCGAGTCGACTTACAATGTGATCGAGCCCGGCGCTACTGTGTCGGCCAAGATGATGAACGTGCTGTATGCCGGAATCGACAATCCGCTTGGAATCTCGGTGCTGGGCGTGCCTCAGTCGTCGGTGAGCGCGACAATGACCAACGGCTCACTCGTGCGCCGCGGCGACGAGTGGATTGCCCGCCCCGACCGCATAGGCGAACAGGCGGTGGTGACGGTGGCCGCCGACATCGACGGCAGCCGCCGTCAGGTGGCCTCGACCGGCTTCATGGTGCGCCGTCTGCCCGATCCCGCTCCCTATATGACGATCACCGATCAGGCGGGCAACAAGGTGCGCTATCGCGGTTCCAAGCCCATTGCCAAGTCGCAGCTCATGCAGGCTCAGGGGGTTGAGGCGGCAATCGACGACAATCTGCTCGATGTCAACTACCGGGTTCTCGGGTTTGAAACGTTGTTTTTCGACTCGATGGGAAATGCGATGCCCGAACTGTCGGACGGCCCCCGGTTCTCGTCGCGACAGCGCGAGGCGTTCAGGCGCTTGTCGCGCGGTAAGCGATTCTTCATCTCGCGTGTACGCGCTGTGGGTCCCGACGGCGTGGAACGTGACATCTCGCCCATGGAAGTTATTGTAAATTAG
- a CDS encoding transposase — MTTQHPKDNVTAIGVIKNLPYDKISEIAAKTKVDYKAKKLRGVDMMVDCIFAMLSSSQVSQRIISIKNGIPLMTDTNGTSDSKRTVVVHSSFSERLTRINIDFFKEAYALICSKYLKYVPDAVLDDMQIIRVDSTMVAETSNKLVEGFSTGMTKNTSSDRRQLKYTMAYNGLNVVAANVFTERTYSADNAPISKTVAQCLRKRAGMSNGYVFDRGLKDVDDFKCIAKLTKQNRAFFVGRLNLNRCTQPVETMLPEDSVLADNEVVVTADDKGYLRAKQSDKWDTSCLYRIIRVRFKTPRPESPRNTRRHARHYDDEMVLITNNFEKDAIEIVQYYRRRWDIEVFFKFLKQDLSFSHFISTNVHGIQVMLYMTLIVALLVKIYSIAHNMGPRIAKQAIMTELIRYQTETIKRLEAQVKSMKSEVNNLKIKILSLQTSSDH; from the coding sequence ATGACTACACAGCACCCAAAAGATAATGTAACAGCCATCGGGGTGATAAAAAACCTCCCATACGATAAAATCTCAGAGATAGCGGCCAAAACAAAGGTCGATTACAAAGCAAAAAAATTACGTGGAGTAGACATGATGGTCGACTGCATATTTGCAATGCTGTCTTCATCTCAGGTCAGTCAAAGGATTATATCGATAAAAAATGGCATCCCGCTGATGACGGACACAAATGGCACCTCTGACAGCAAGCGCACAGTGGTGGTTCATTCATCTTTCAGCGAGCGGCTGACCAGGATAAATATAGATTTTTTCAAAGAGGCATATGCACTGATATGCTCCAAATATCTTAAGTATGTACCCGATGCTGTACTGGATGACATGCAAATAATACGCGTTGACAGCACCATGGTCGCCGAGACCTCAAACAAACTTGTGGAGGGTTTCTCTACCGGCATGACAAAAAATACATCTTCAGACCGGAGACAACTCAAGTACACCATGGCTTATAACGGACTCAACGTTGTGGCGGCCAATGTCTTTACAGAAAGGACATATTCTGCCGACAATGCCCCGATAAGCAAGACTGTGGCACAATGTCTGCGTAAAAGGGCGGGGATGTCGAATGGATATGTCTTTGACAGAGGCTTGAAGGATGTGGATGATTTCAAATGTATCGCGAAACTGACAAAACAGAACCGGGCCTTCTTCGTCGGGAGGCTCAACCTAAACCGCTGCACACAACCCGTAGAAACGATGTTGCCCGAAGACTCTGTGCTGGCAGACAATGAAGTGGTAGTGACCGCGGATGACAAGGGTTATCTCAGAGCCAAACAATCCGACAAATGGGATACCTCATGCCTTTACAGGATTATACGGGTTAGATTCAAGACACCGCGTCCGGAATCTCCACGAAACACCAGACGCCACGCCCGACACTATGATGACGAGATGGTCTTGATTACCAATAACTTTGAGAAAGATGCCATCGAAATTGTCCAATATTACCGAAGGCGCTGGGATATTGAGGTATTCTTTAAATTTCTCAAACAGGATCTGAGCTTTTCACATTTTATATCAACAAATGTACACGGAATACAGGTAATGCTGTATATGACCCTGATTGTCGCCCTGCTGGTTAAAATATATTCCATTGCCCATAATATGGGGCCACGCATAGCCAAACAGGCCATCATGACAGAATTGATTAGATATCAGACAGAAACGATAAAAAGACTTGAGGCTCAAGTAAAATCAATGAAATCAGAGGTCAATAATCTAAAAATCAAAATACTATCGTTACAAACCTCTTCCGACCACTAG
- the porT gene encoding type IX secretion/gliding motility protein PorT/SprT, translating to MSAGRVILSRFVVVLILIAGVGCHACAQRNNRVMNRPYTDLRPWHLGFSVGLHTQDLQLTHSGYVTPGGESWFVEQPDFSPGFCVGGLVDFRLNEWFSLRVSPGIYFGNRSLVMRDYESGAVERQDIKSNQVVLPVDLKYASLRYRNVRPYLVGGVMGAFDVSKRHARDLLQLNSADVLVSLGLGCDIYLPYFKLCPELKFCFGLTDMLRHDRPDLADDPDRYKFTQSLSKAVTRMVVLTFYFE from the coding sequence ATGAGTGCGGGTCGCGTCATATTGTCACGTTTCGTTGTCGTTCTCATCCTGATAGCCGGGGTGGGATGTCACGCTTGTGCGCAGCGCAACAACCGCGTGATGAACCGCCCATATACCGACCTGAGGCCGTGGCATCTCGGATTCAGCGTGGGGCTGCACACCCAGGACCTTCAGCTGACGCATAGCGGATATGTCACGCCCGGCGGCGAGTCATGGTTTGTCGAGCAGCCCGACTTCTCGCCGGGATTCTGTGTGGGCGGACTTGTAGATTTCCGGCTCAACGAGTGGTTCAGCCTCAGGGTGTCGCCGGGCATCTATTTCGGCAACCGCAGCCTGGTGATGCGCGACTACGAGAGCGGAGCCGTGGAGCGTCAGGACATCAAGAGCAATCAGGTGGTGCTGCCTGTCGACCTGAAGTATGCGTCGTTGCGCTACCGCAACGTGCGTCCCTATCTTGTGGGCGGCGTAATGGGCGCATTTGATGTGTCGAAGCGACATGCCCGCGACCTGTTGCAGCTCAATAGTGCCGATGTCCTTGTGTCGTTGGGGTTGGGGTGTGACATCTATCTCCCTTATTTCAAGTTGTGCCCCGAACTGAAGTTCTGCTTCGGGCTTACCGACATGCTGCGTCACGACCGTCCCGACCTTGCCGACGACCCCGACCGTTACAAGTTCACGCAGTCGCTTTCCAAGGCGGTTACGCGCATGGTTGTACTAACCTTCTACTTTGAGTGA